A genomic segment from Clostridia bacterium encodes:
- a CDS encoding cupin domain-containing protein — MNAERWDEAREGRLSEAALRRKIEALGYIVSRYVFPRRTRFETHTHEVERIDAVLSGRLRVSFGARSFILAPGDYICVPAGAEHEAEVIGEENVILFDAIKVSSQTFQPRQETVLTRIRSRLRIP, encoded by the coding sequence ATGAATGCGGAACGCTGGGATGAAGCTCGAGAAGGTCGGCTGAGCGAAGCTGCGTTGCGCCGCAAAATCGAAGCCCTCGGGTACATCGTTTCGCGCTACGTGTTTCCCCGCAGGACACGCTTCGAAACGCACACACATGAGGTAGAGAGGATCGACGCAGTGCTGAGCGGCCGGTTGCGAGTAAGTTTCGGCGCACGGTCTTTCATCCTCGCGCCGGGAGACTATATTTGCGTACCTGCCGGCGCCGAGCACGAAGCAGAAGTCATTGGGGAAGAGAACGTAATTTTATTTGACGCCATCAAGGTTTCCTCACAAACGTTCCAACCGCGGCAAGAAACCGTTCTGACAAGAATTCGCAGCCGCTTGCGAATCCCGTAA
- the dut gene encoding dUTP diphosphatase has translation MLRVKLLRPEAKAPTIAHPGEDLGYDLFSAETLTIPAGGHAIVPTGISIEVTASDGTPMGALVRDKSSMAARRIITTAGVIDSGYRGEIKIVMENLGNAPAEIHAGDKLANLIPYPVLTGQVQIVEELGVSSRGVGGFGSSGRR, from the coding sequence ATGCTCCGTGTGAAATTGCTGCGTCCTGAAGCTAAAGCTCCAACCATCGCTCATCCCGGCGAAGACCTTGGTTATGATCTGTTTTCGGCAGAGACTCTGACCATTCCTGCCGGTGGACACGCCATCGTCCCTACGGGCATATCCATTGAAGTCACCGCATCGGATGGAACGCCCATGGGTGCACTCGTGCGCGACAAATCCTCAATGGCCGCGCGGCGCATCATAACCACTGCCGGCGTCATCGACTCGGGTTACCGTGGAGAAATCAAGATCGTGATGGAGAATCTCGGCAATGCGCCGGCGGAGATTCACGCGGGCGATAAGCTTGCGAATCTAATCCCCTATCCTGTTCTTACAGGGCAGGTACAAATTGTCGAGGAACTCGGCGTTTCGAGCCGGGGAGTTGGGGGATTCGGCTCATCCGGCAGGCGGTGA
- the purN gene encoding phosphoribosylglycinamide formyltransferase, which produces MKNLGILISGRGSNFEAIASNIDAGLLPGARISVVISNRADAPGIESARRRGLNAIVIPSKGRQREDHDREVASALQENSADLIVLAGYMRLLSPWFIQQFPNRILNVHPSLLPAFPGMDAQKQAFEYGVKVTGCTVHFVDEHLDHGAIIVQRTVPVLPGDDEHTLAARILEQEHQAYTEGIGIIVDGNYEIVGRRVIAKTSGTASGA; this is translated from the coding sequence TTGAAGAATCTCGGCATCCTCATTTCTGGACGCGGCTCCAACTTCGAAGCCATCGCTTCGAATATCGACGCCGGACTGCTGCCTGGAGCGCGCATTTCCGTCGTCATCTCGAATCGTGCCGACGCGCCTGGTATTGAAAGCGCCCGGCGTCGCGGCCTTAACGCCATCGTCATCCCCAGCAAGGGCCGTCAGCGCGAAGACCACGACCGAGAAGTCGCGAGCGCGTTGCAGGAAAACTCCGCAGACTTGATCGTCCTGGCCGGATACATGCGCCTGCTCTCGCCTTGGTTCATTCAGCAATTCCCGAACAGGATTCTCAACGTTCATCCCTCGCTGCTTCCCGCCTTCCCCGGCATGGACGCACAGAAGCAGGCGTTCGAGTACGGAGTCAAAGTGACGGGCTGCACCGTACACTTTGTGGACGAGCACCTCGACCACGGCGCCATCATCGTGCAACGCACCGTTCCTGTACTCCCCGGCGATGACGAGCACACGCTCGCCGCGCGCATCCTCGAACAAGAGCACCAGGCGTACACGGAGGGAATAGGCATCATCGTCGACGGCAACTATGAGATTGTTGGCCGTCGGGTCATCGCCAAAACCTCCGGCACAGCTTCGGGCGCGTAA
- the amrA gene encoding AmmeMemoRadiSam system protein A, with protein MCLPSDFLQQSAPEYSAEERFQLLTIARQTIDAALHNKELTLLAPSEHLAENRAAFTTLHLEGHLRGCVGYVVPEHPLYRTVAETAFAAAFYDRRFVPVGVEEASRLALQISVLSPVQPISPEDVEVGQHGLIVSVGQQRGLLLPQVPIEQGWDRLTFLEQTCRKAGLSPDAWRNGAKLEAFTAEVFSE; from the coding sequence ATGTGCCTGCCGTCTGACTTTCTCCAGCAATCTGCGCCGGAGTACTCAGCCGAAGAGCGCTTTCAACTCCTCACAATCGCGCGTCAGACAATTGATGCCGCTTTGCATAACAAGGAACTCACGCTGCTCGCGCCCAGCGAGCACCTGGCTGAGAATCGTGCCGCTTTCACCACCCTGCATTTGGAAGGGCATCTGCGCGGCTGTGTCGGCTATGTCGTGCCTGAGCACCCTCTGTACCGCACCGTCGCCGAGACGGCCTTCGCCGCAGCGTTCTATGACCGTCGCTTCGTTCCGGTTGGAGTCGAAGAGGCCTCGCGGCTTGCACTTCAGATAAGCGTGCTCTCGCCCGTACAGCCAATTTCGCCTGAAGATGTCGAAGTTGGGCAGCACGGCCTGATCGTCAGCGTGGGGCAGCAACGTGGTTTACTGCTGCCGCAGGTCCCCATCGAGCAGGGATGGGATAGGCTCACTTTCCTGGAACAGACGTGCCGAAAGGCCGGCCTCTCCCCTGACGCCTGGCGAAACGGCGCCAAACTAGAAGCATTCACCGCCGAAGTTTTCTCGGAATAG
- the pgsA gene encoding CDP-diacylglycerol--glycerol-3-phosphate 3-phosphatidyltransferase, giving the protein MNLPNYITMARIFCVPVLIWVLSSNVFNPNNGEKELVASAVFILASITDGVDGYIARRRGQVTTLGMLLDPLADKLLIAAAFITLVQFTPTLVPAWIAVVIIGREFLVSGLRAIAAQEGFTIQASDLGKFKMVVQIVSVVAVILAHRWVYWDFKVLLFPVEIIARTAVWFMVALSLVSAIDYFAAFWSKIDRQAAKSRKRRVFVLNRRRKNDVPAV; this is encoded by the coding sequence TTGAACCTGCCAAACTACATCACGATGGCGCGCATATTCTGTGTGCCGGTTCTGATCTGGGTTCTTTCCAGCAACGTCTTCAATCCGAACAATGGCGAAAAGGAACTGGTAGCCTCCGCCGTCTTCATCCTCGCATCCATAACGGACGGAGTTGACGGATACATCGCACGCCGGCGCGGTCAGGTCACAACCCTTGGAATGTTGCTGGACCCCCTGGCTGACAAGCTCCTGATTGCCGCAGCTTTCATCACCTTGGTTCAGTTCACGCCCACGCTGGTCCCTGCCTGGATTGCTGTCGTCATTATTGGCCGCGAATTCCTGGTGAGCGGCCTCCGTGCAATCGCCGCGCAGGAAGGCTTCACCATTCAGGCCAGCGATCTTGGCAAGTTCAAGATGGTCGTGCAGATCGTCTCTGTTGTAGCCGTCATCCTCGCCCATCGCTGGGTTTATTGGGACTTCAAGGTCTTACTGTTCCCGGTCGAGATCATCGCGCGCACAGCGGTATGGTTCATGGTCGCACTTTCACTGGTTTCGGCCATCGACTACTTCGCCGCTTTCTGGTCAAAGATAGATCGCCAAGCCGCCAAGAGCCGCAAGCGTCGCGTCTTTGTACTCAATCGCCGACGGAAAAACGATGTGCCTGCCGTCTGA
- a CDS encoding Glu/Leu/Phe/Val dehydrogenase, which translates to MTAALQTESNPWESQAARFDFAAQKLNLDEGIWKILSQSAREITVHIPVQMDNGQLEVFTGYRVQHSIARGPSKGGVRYSPDVNLDEVRALAAWMTWKCAVVNIPFGGAKGGVICDPKKMSIGELERMTRRYTAELIEFIGPEKDVPAPDVNTNEQVMAWMMDTYSMHMRQTVTAVVTGKPVNIGGSRGRREATGRGVMIVANEALKKLGKQPEDTRVIVQGFGNVGSNAANLMYERGYNIIGIAEWDGGLYNSNGIDIDALVEYRQRNGVIHGFPGAEKADTAELILADCDILVPAATENVITSQNAAKIKAKILVEGANGPTTSAADDILQDNGVFVIPDILANAGGVTTSYFEWVQDRQGYFWKESVVNEQLEHIMVASFEDVIRYADTHNVNNRIAAYMLAIDRVAYTIRQRGIYA; encoded by the coding sequence AGTCAGCCCGCGAAATTACCGTTCACATCCCCGTGCAGATGGATAACGGCCAACTGGAAGTCTTCACCGGCTATCGCGTTCAGCACTCCATCGCACGTGGTCCCTCCAAGGGCGGCGTCCGCTACTCCCCAGATGTCAATCTCGACGAAGTTCGCGCGCTGGCCGCTTGGATGACCTGGAAATGCGCAGTCGTCAATATCCCGTTCGGCGGCGCAAAAGGCGGCGTGATCTGCGATCCGAAGAAGATGTCCATCGGCGAGTTGGAACGCATGACACGCCGTTACACCGCCGAGCTCATTGAGTTCATCGGCCCCGAAAAGGACGTTCCCGCACCCGACGTGAACACCAACGAACAGGTGATGGCGTGGATGATGGACACCTACTCCATGCACATGCGTCAGACCGTGACGGCCGTGGTCACCGGCAAGCCGGTCAATATCGGCGGCTCGCGTGGTCGTCGTGAAGCCACCGGTCGCGGCGTCATGATCGTCGCAAACGAGGCACTCAAGAAACTCGGCAAGCAACCGGAAGATACCCGCGTTATCGTGCAAGGCTTCGGCAACGTCGGCTCCAACGCCGCCAACCTCATGTATGAACGGGGCTACAATATTATCGGTATCGCCGAATGGGATGGCGGGCTTTATAACTCCAACGGCATCGACATTGATGCCCTGGTTGAGTACCGCCAGCGCAACGGCGTGATCCACGGATTCCCCGGCGCCGAGAAGGCGGATACCGCCGAGTTAATCCTTGCCGACTGCGACATCCTGGTGCCTGCTGCCACAGAGAACGTCATCACCTCGCAGAATGCAGCCAAGATCAAAGCGAAGATATTGGTCGAGGGCGCCAACGGTCCAACCACCTCCGCTGCCGATGACATTCTCCAGGACAACGGAGTCTTCGTCATTCCAGACATCCTGGCCAACGCCGGTGGCGTGACAACCTCCTACTTCGAGTGGGTGCAGGATCGCCAGGGCTACTTTTGGAAGGAATCGGTCGTAAACGAGCAGCTGGAACACATCATGGTCGCGTCCTTCGAGGATGTGATCCGCTATGCTGACACGCATAACGTCAACAATCGTATTGCCGCCTACATGCTGGCCATTGATCGCGTGGCCTACACCATTCGCCAGCGCGGCATCTACGCCTAG